Genomic DNA from Jonesia denitrificans DSM 20603:
CGTTCCATCCATTGCAGAACACTGGGGTCAGCCACGTACAGTGCGGGCAGGTTGTCGGGCGTGTAGGAGCGGGCAGTCACGGTGACGTGGGTCAGGTCGAGTGCTTGGGTGGCTCGTTCTTCAAAACTGCGGGCTTTAGGGGCATCGTCGTAGGGGACAGGTGAGAGGTTGTGGAGTTCCTCAGTGATGGCGACTTTGTGGACGGTGACGTCTGGGTTGAGGGTAGGTAGGCGCATCAGGAGGTCTTCAATGAAGGTGTATCCGGCGTTGATGACGGGCCGGTCTGGTGCCACGATCGTTGAGACTTGGCGGTATTCGTCGACGGTCGCGGCGTAGCGCACAGTGTGGGTGGTCTCGAGGTACTCGGCGATGCTCATGGTTCCAGCACTGGTTTCCACTGGGAGTAGCGGGATGATGGCCCTACCTAGGTCGTCGTAGTGGGTGGCCATGTGTCGCAGAGCCACGTGATGAACGGCGACGAGGTCGGCGAGGGTGTCGCGGTGGTGGGTGGCTTGTTCTTGGACCCATGCGGTGATGGCTGCGCCGATGGCGTCGCGGGTGTCGTTGAGGGCGTCGTTGGCGATGAGTTGTTCGCGGGACGCGGTGGGGGTGAGGTAATCGGTGGTGATAACGGCGTGGACGAATGATGCCCACGGTGGCAGGACATCTGGCATGCGTTCGGCGAGGAGCATGTGGGAGAGGTAGACGCGGGTGGAGGCGGCGGCTCCTGGCGGTGGCGCGTAGGGCAGAACGTAGGCGACGCCGCGTGTGGCGGTGGTGGGGATGTCTAGTGGGATGACAGCGAGTGGTTCGTTGCCGATGAGTTCGCGACCATAGTGGATGACGTAGGGGTCGTGAGGGTCGCTGGTGATGAACGGCGCTGAGCGGGCAATGGAGAGGTCGCGTTGGGTGCCGTGGATGGTGACGTCAATGGGCAGGAATTCGGCGAAGGTTGTTGCGAGTTCTTTGACGACGTGTTCGCTGAGGAGGTCCTCGTCGTGGTGTCGTGGGTGGAGGGTGACAGTGGTGCCGTAGGGGGTGGCTTGCGTGGTGGCGTCATCAAGTTCGGTGATGGTAAAGGTGCCGTCGAGACGGCCCACCCATTCGATGGCTGGTGGGGTGGGCGCTTGTTCACCTGCGGTGACGTCGGCGCCTCCTGCGGTTGCGTCACGCCGCGAGCGCGAGATGATGCGGATGTTGTCCGTGACCATGAAGCAGGACAGCAGGCCGATTCCAAATTGTCCGAGGTAGTTGTCGCGCCGGAACCCGAGTTCGGGGTCACGTTTGGAGGAGCGTCCAACGGTGGCGAGAAGTTCTGCGGCTTCGGTGGCGGTCAGGCCGATTCCGTTGTCGTGGAAGAGGAAGGGTTCACCGTGGCGGGCAGGGGTGATGGTGATCTGCGGGTTGGTGATGGGGGTGGTGTCGTGGGCGGCGCTGATGGCGTCGATTCCGTTTTGGATGAGTTCGCGGAGGTAGACGCGTGGGCTTGAGTAGATGTGCCGCGAGAGCAGGTCGATGACGCCGGATAGGTCAACCTGGAAGGGGCGGGACATGCTTCTCCTTGGGTGGTGCGGGCGGTGGGGACGGGTGGGTGTGGTGTCCTGGTGTGCCGATGCGCGGTGCGGGTGCGCGTGTGGGTCACTCACCGATGGTAATGGGTGTGCCTGACAGGACGCGAGAACACCCTGGTATGATGATTTCATCATGTCACTAGATGAGCAGCAGCGTCCGCTGTACGAAGTCAAAGCTGGCCTCTTCAAAGGCCTCTCCCACCCCTTCCGGATCCGCATCCTCGAACTGCTCGCAGACGGACACGAGCACACCGTCACCGCACTGCAAGAAGCAACCGGCTTAGAAGCCTCCCACCTCTCCCAACACCTTTCTGTGCTGCGCAAACACCAACTCGTTGTCTCCACCAGGCGCGCTAGCCACGTGTACTACCTCATTGCCTTCCCCGAAGTCGCCGACCTCCTGACCGTTGCCCGCACGCTCCTTGGGTGCATCGTTAATACCACCCACATCCACTACGACCACCTCACCGACCTGCCCACCCTGCCCCCCACCACCACGCAGACAGACAGACCCACACCATGACCACCCCCCTCCGCCGCACACTCACCCACCTCACTAAACTCCTGCCCACACCCCGCGACTACTCAGCTCTACGCACCTCATGGCGCAGCGACCTCATCGCCGGGCTCACCGTCGGAATCGTCGCGCTCCCCCTCGCCCTCGGATTCGGAGTGTCCTCCGGCGCCGGAGCTGAAGCAGGCATCATCACCGCGATCATCGCCGGGATCATCGCCGCCGTCTTCGGCGGATCCCACATCCAAGTATCCGGACCCACCGGAGCAATGGTTGTGGTCATCGCCCCCATCATCGCCACCTACGGGACCCGCGCACTCCCCCTGGTCACGCTTCTCGCCGGGATCATCGTCCTAGTCGCCGGGGCACTGCGGCTAGGGCGACTCGTGTCATTCATCCCCTGGCCAGTGATCGAAGGATTCACCGCAGGGATCGGAATCACGATCTTCCTGCAACAAATCCCCGCCATCACCGGAGCCACCCCAACCAGCAACCACACCATTATCGCCGCAGGTCAAGCGCTCTTATCAGCCACACCCCTCTACCTGGCATGGGCTCTTGTCATGGTCGCGATCGTGTGGGCGTGCATGACCTATTTGCCCGCCCTGCACCCCGCGATCCCCGGCTCTCTGGTGGCCATCATCCTCGCCACCGGCCTCACCGTGGCCCTCACCACCCCACTCACCACAATTGGGACACTCCCCCACTCACTTCCCGCCCCCAGCATGCCGGACCTCACCCCCGCCCTTGTTGCGAACCTTGCCCCCGCTGCGGCGACCATCGCCGCGCTCGCCGCGATCGAGTCGCTCCTGTCCGCGCGGGTCGCTGCGTCCATGTCCCCCACCGGCGCCTACGA
This window encodes:
- a CDS encoding SulP family inorganic anion transporter; the protein is MTTPLRRTLTHLTKLLPTPRDYSALRTSWRSDLIAGLTVGIVALPLALGFGVSSGAGAEAGIITAIIAGIIAAVFGGSHIQVSGPTGAMVVVIAPIIATYGTRALPLVTLLAGIIVLVAGALRLGRLVSFIPWPVIEGFTAGIGITIFLQQIPAITGATPTSNHTIIAAGQALLSATPLYLAWALVMVAIVWACMTYLPALHPAIPGSLVAIILATGLTVALTTPLTTIGTLPHSLPAPSMPDLTPALVANLAPAAATIAALAAIESLLSARVAASMSPTGAYDPDRELVGQGLASVGAAFFGGMPATGAIARTAVNVKAGARTRVAAITHSLVLVLVIAVAAGPVEHIPLAALAGVLMMTAIRMIDVATTRAILGSTRSDAVAYIITAIITVSVDLIVAVGIGIAVAAFLLLRTLSRTTTVTFEDLPGNPTHGDQHIATVRIDGPLFFAAADRVLDAVTQIDDVSVVIVRVSHLGIVDATGAHVLAQIVQQLEQRGMTVLMKGIQSSHLELFRRVGVLDALADKGHLFQDLDLAVSYARRHVNAS
- a CDS encoding ArsR/SmtB family transcription factor, which produces MSLDEQQRPLYEVKAGLFKGLSHPFRIRILELLADGHEHTVTALQEATGLEASHLSQHLSVLRKHQLVVSTRRASHVYYLIAFPEVADLLTVARTLLGCIVNTTHIHYDHLTDLPTLPPTTTQTDRPTP
- a CDS encoding HSP90 family protein, which codes for MSRPFQVDLSGVIDLLSRHIYSSPRVYLRELIQNGIDAISAAHDTTPITNPQITITPARHGEPFLFHDNGIGLTATEAAELLATVGRSSKRDPELGFRRDNYLGQFGIGLLSCFMVTDNIRIISRSRRDATAGGADVTAGEQAPTPPAIEWVGRLDGTFTITELDDATTQATPYGTTVTLHPRHHDEDLLSEHVVKELATTFAEFLPIDVTIHGTQRDLSIARSAPFITSDPHDPYVIHYGRELIGNEPLAVIPLDIPTTATRGVAYVLPYAPPPGAAASTRVYLSHMLLAERMPDVLPPWASFVHAVITTDYLTPTASREQLIANDALNDTRDAIGAAITAWVQEQATHHRDTLADLVAVHHVALRHMATHYDDLGRAIIPLLPVETSAGTMSIAEYLETTHTVRYAATVDEYRQVSTIVAPDRPVINAGYTFIEDLLMRLPTLNPDVTVHKVAITEELHNLSPVPYDDAPKARSFEERATQALDLTHVTVTARSYTPDNLPALYVADPSVLQWMERDASKDVAQGPWADILAQTDSIYEGLGAKATAHLCLNWNNRAVRSLASVTDPIIMTRSIRLMYAQAKLSGHHPLTTADRTMLTQSLDDLITLSLGVPDTDFPEI